A single Ignavibacteriales bacterium DNA region contains:
- a CDS encoding dihydroorotate dehydrogenase electron transfer subunit, producing MIQFLARVDKNEKIGNGVFLLWFDASRISGSIKPGQFLNIKVNESFFPLLRRPFSVCDVNGQSVAIMFNVAGEGTRILSEKKEGDYIDVLGPLGNGFSLQFPETDAVFIAGGLGAAPFPYLQKKLNNKQVTALVGGRSSGDILTYGLSNVYTATEDGSSGFKGNVIQLFDSLSSSFSGRKLRIFTCGPNGMIRALKQYIAEKSIIAEASVESAMACGFGICQGCPIEHAESPDVYKLICKDGPVFNLKDITI from the coding sequence GTGATACAATTTCTTGCCCGTGTAGATAAAAATGAGAAAATAGGAAACGGTGTCTTCCTGCTCTGGTTCGATGCTTCAAGGATTTCTGGTAGTATTAAGCCAGGTCAGTTTTTGAATATAAAGGTCAATGAAAGTTTTTTTCCGCTTCTTCGCAGGCCCTTCAGTGTTTGTGATGTGAACGGTCAGAGTGTTGCCATAATGTTCAATGTAGCAGGTGAGGGGACAAGAATTCTCTCTGAGAAAAAAGAAGGGGATTATATTGACGTCCTCGGTCCTCTCGGTAATGGATTCAGTTTGCAGTTCCCTGAGACTGATGCAGTTTTTATTGCCGGCGGTCTCGGAGCAGCACCATTTCCTTATCTGCAAAAAAAACTGAATAATAAACAGGTAACAGCACTCGTTGGCGGCAGATCCTCCGGCGATATATTGACCTATGGTCTCTCAAATGTTTATACGGCAACCGAAGACGGTTCCTCAGGATTTAAAGGAAATGTCATTCAGCTTTTTGATAGTTTAAGCAGCTCATTCAGCGGCAGGAAGCTGAGAATCTTTACCTGCGGGCCTAATGGAATGATCAGGGCACTTAAACAGTATATAGCAGAAAAATCAATCATCGCAGAAGCATCAGTTGAAAGTGCAATGGCCTGCGGCTTTGGCATTTGTCAGGGATGTCCTATTGAGCACGCCGAAAGTCCCGATGTTTATAAACTTATCTGCAAGGATGGCCCGGTTTTTAATCTGAAAGATATAACGATATGA
- a CDS encoding dihydroorotate dehydrogenase — MSMVDLSVKLRNLTLKNPILLASGTVGYGQEIAEFTDLNKIGGVVTKSLSLKPRKGNPPQRIVETPSGMLNAIGLANVGVDEFLRSKIGFFKDYDTALICNIAASTPEEYLECVRILDSEERIDGFEINVSCPNVKDGGLEFGNNPAMVSKITNLTRGATKKFLTIKLSPNVARISDFARIAKEEGADAVSAINTLVGTSFDIYSRKPKIRNITGGLSGPAIKPVALAKVLEIRRNVDIPVIGLGGISVWQDVVEFMIAGAAAVQLGTINFINPDSGVNFLSGLTDFCNLQKIDSISQLTGSFTL, encoded by the coding sequence ATGAGCATGGTTGATCTTTCTGTTAAACTGAGGAATCTTACTCTGAAAAATCCGATTTTACTGGCTTCAGGTACTGTGGGTTACGGCCAGGAAATAGCAGAGTTTACTGATCTTAATAAAATAGGGGGAGTGGTTACAAAATCGCTTTCATTAAAACCAAGAAAAGGCAATCCACCCCAGAGAATAGTTGAAACACCTTCAGGTATGCTGAATGCAATTGGACTGGCAAATGTAGGGGTTGATGAATTTTTACGGTCTAAGATTGGTTTCTTTAAGGATTATGACACTGCTCTTATCTGTAATATTGCTGCTTCCACTCCGGAGGAATATCTTGAGTGCGTCAGAATTCTGGATTCTGAGGAGCGAATTGATGGATTTGAGATAAATGTTTCCTGTCCGAATGTAAAAGACGGCGGTCTGGAATTTGGCAATAATCCTGCAATGGTATCAAAGATTACAAATTTGACTAGAGGAGCTACGAAGAAGTTTTTGACGATAAAACTTTCGCCTAATGTAGCAAGAATCTCAGATTTTGCCAGAATAGCAAAAGAAGAGGGAGCGGATGCAGTTTCAGCTATAAACACCCTTGTAGGAACCTCATTTGACATTTACAGCCGCAAACCAAAAATCAGAAACATCACGGGAGGGCTTTCCGGACCGGCAATCAAACCGGTTGCGCTCGCCAAAGTATTAGAAATCAGAAGAAATGTTGATATCCCAGTTATTGGGCTGGGGGGAATTTCTGTCTGGCAGGATGTGGTTGAATTCATGATTGCCGGCGCTGCAGCGGTCCAGCTTGGTACGATCAACTTTATTAATCCGGATTCAGGGGTTAATTTCTTAAGCGGCCTGACAGACTTTTGCAACCTTCAAAAAATTGATTCCATTTCACAATTAACCGGCAGTTTTACTCTTTGA